The window ATAAAATGGTAACATTAGTAATATCCTTAAAAAACATATGTTAAGAATATATGGTAAATAAATTGATTGTTTAATATGCTCATTAAAAACTAAagcaaaaaatttggaagaagTTCATGAAACAAtgtcttgaaatttttttattccttttattttatgtttttttttaaatatgcatttcCAAATAAGATGAATGGgtccttttgtttttttctatGAAATGGTGAACCAAAAGCCGTTGTAATTTTCctcaaataccaaaaaaaaaaaaaaaaccgtctAGCTACCGTCGTTATTTAGATTAGCAACAGTTTTAAATTTCTTCATAAGATAATTCTTCGTTGACCTATGGTGACGGTCGACGATTTATCAAAAATGTCGCTAATTAACGATGATTTTTGGGAAAAAACCGTCGCCAAAACCGTCTGATATTTTATCATTGTCCGCCCGTTTTGTGACGATTTTTTATTAAGACAGTCGTGAATAGTGATGGTTTTTGTAGCGATGGTTTTAATCAACTAAGGCATTTTTTGTtaattggcgacggtttttaaagGTTTAATATTCCattgctaaattttttttagaaaaataattgtttaaaataataaaaaaaaaagtatcattataaaaaaataatattcataaTTTCTATAAACGATAATTTTGTTGGTATTGCCTGCTATCCTAAATGGTATGCATGCAGTCACACCCAAGGAAAAacaatttaaaaggaaaaggtAAAGAAGAAAATCAAAGGACAAGGAAAAAGGGTAcctaattattaatatcacatGCAACATCTTTGTATTCGACTTCCTATTTTGTACAGTGATGGCTAAGAAACAAGAAatttagtaataataataacttttGTAATCTGTCAAAAGTTGGTACCAAAGAGAAGCGGTATTGATTGCCAATGGGGCCTTCAAATTTAATGCATTGTAGTTGAAATCGAAAGTTCCCGAGCTCAAGTGCATCATGCTTTTGGACGCCAATTACCATTCACACTAGTTGAACCTGGGAGGTCTCTTTTGGAGCacagaaataatatttttcaaagtttaaCTTCACCATcactttattttatatatataaaatttcaaagtttaaCTTCACCATcactttattatatatattattattatatatgtaaaCTAGCCTAATAATCTAAACTAGCCTGGTCACCGactttcattaaattttttagtcTTGGTGCATAGAGTACTCCAGGTCAGTCCCACCACATGTGACCACTAGTCCAACGGGTGGTAGATTGATTCCTCTGATTCAAAGTCATGTTtgattgtaaaaaataataatttcataatgatgtaATTAGTTATATACTTGATTGATACAAAAATTTTTACTTTGGGTTCGGTCTGGTGAGCAGGtctttaaatctttcaaacctTCGGAGCTCGGGTTGGTGCTGAGGGGTTTGCACAAACAAAAAATAGGGTTAGGGAGCGTCAGAGATGTTTCCATCGTGACCCCTCCGATTGTTTAAGTCAGTGCTCTGATTATGAATACAAAGAGCAAAGTGTGATGTATTAGTGCTGAGTGAACAAGAGATAGTGAATGTCGGAAAACTGCGACCATTATCTGGTATGTATAAAACAGAAGATACTAGTTATTTTGTTGGAGTATGATTCTTGTTAGAGTAGAATCTTACCTGAGATAGAAAACATCATATGGTAGGACTTCTTTGCTGTGGCGGTTAGGGCTCTCACCTTATTTCAATGAGATTCGATCAGATCCCATATTTATCGGGGTTTTATCTCCTGACAAAGATATCTTCACATTTCCTAATTGCCATTGGCTCGGATTTCTCAGCCACACTTATGAGCTTGGACCCTTAGGGAATGGTATGTGAGCTTGGTCTCGTCAGAATTTTCATGTGCTTGGTCTCTTTGATATGTTCTTGAGCTCGGCCTTTTGGAAGAGACCATGAGCACGGCCTTTTCTGACCTCTAGTTAATAAGAAAACATGACCTTTAACGCGTTAAAGTGAATTTGAGAGATGAGCTTGAATTCGCCTATATGTGACAATTTTAGAGGCACAAGTCTCACCACATGTGACCGTCAGTCCAAGGGATGGTAGATTGATTCCCTGATTCGAAGTTATGtttgattgtaaaaaaaaaattccatgatGATGATATTAGTTAAATACTTTATCTTATCAAacttatatttctttttctagtttcagaaaaaattaacaaaatggGTAAATTATTTTGAGGATCATTTATGTTGACAggtgggaattttttttttccaactaATCATAAAGAACATCAGCACCCCTACCCCCACCTCCATCCTCTTTATATGTTGAACGTTTAGTGGGTGGTAACAATGTAAAAACTTCACACAAAATTTACACAAGAAACCAGAGAAAATGGCTCATCCAATTCATGAAGCCAATGAGAACAGCCCTTATGGATCCCTCAAAAAGGAGGATTTTTACAAGAAACATCAGATACTCCACCAAGAAACCTACATGAAAAACCAAGAAAACATTAACATATTCACCCAAACTTGGCAACCTGCAGATCCAAAATCCAAGCTGAAAGGGATAGTAGCCATGATTCATGGCTACACCTCAGAGAGCAGTTGGCTCTTTGAACTAAACGCAGTAGCCATGGCGAAAGCCGGTTTTTTGTGTTGCGCCCTCGATTTACAAGGTCATGGATTCTCAGAAGGGCCATACGATCATATCTCAGATATTCACCCCTTGGTCTCTGACTGCGTGCATTATTTCGACTCAATCCATTATGTTCATCCGAATCTTCCACGCTTTCTCTACGGTGAGTCTTTAGGTGGTGGCATTGCCATACTCATATGCTTGAAGCAAAAAACAGAATGGAAAGGCTTGATCTTGAGTGGTGCAATGTGTGAGATCTCGAGGAAGTTTAAACCGGTGTGGCCGTTGGAGAAGTTGCTACCTATAGCTGCATATTTTGCTCCATCTTGGAGAATTGCGATCACTAGCCCTCCGTTGAGTAAAGCTTACAAGGAAGATTGGAAGAGGAAACTGGCAGAAAATAGCCCGAATCGACGGACTTCCGGGAAGCCAACTGCAGCATCTGCACTGCAGTTTATGAAAACCTgtgaatatataaaaagaagTTGCCATTTATTGGAAGTGCCATTGCTGGTTATGCATGGTGGAGACGATATAATATGCGATCCTGAAGGGGCTAAATACCTGTATGAAACAGCGAGTAGCAAGGACAAGAGTTTGAAG of the Primulina huaijiensis isolate GDHJ02 chromosome 1, ASM1229523v2, whole genome shotgun sequence genome contains:
- the LOC140971856 gene encoding caffeoylshikimate esterase-like, with amino-acid sequence MAHPIHEANENSPYGSLKKEDFYKKHQILHQETYMKNQENINIFTQTWQPADPKSKLKGIVAMIHGYTSESSWLFELNAVAMAKAGFLCCALDLQGHGFSEGPYDHISDIHPLVSDCVHYFDSIHYVHPNLPRFLYGESLGGGIAILICLKQKTEWKGLILSGAMCEISRKFKPVWPLEKLLPIAAYFAPSWRIAITSPPLSKAYKEDWKRKLAENSPNRRTSGKPTAASALQFMKTCEYIKRSCHLLEVPLLVMHGGDDIICDPEGAKYLYETASSKDKSLKILGGVCHQLIGEPNESAENIFNAMMAWMEVRADSTTTK